In one Pseudarthrobacter sp. NBSH8 genomic region, the following are encoded:
- a CDS encoding AMP-binding protein — protein sequence MGNPVPWLEFQASRVPDKAALRDLSTGQTTTYAELVERTSRLAGHLEAIGIRKGDRVAVLAQNNPRVFEILYACARVGAIMVPMNWRLSPHELKAIMEDFSPKLLVHDGANDALAQELAGGQTLVSRLSWGEGPEGRYEQAVASAPATAWRQDLTEDDDWVIVYTSGTTGLPKGAVHTFRSVRANIENSAYAGDVSSESVGLTVLPTFHVAGLHLYANALLMHGGTALIMQSFDVAETLRLFQDRKTGVTHFCGVPANFQFMATQPGFAEAEFLPVNATVGGSPVPRALVDLWKERGVNVMSIYGVTEAGSSLLAMPPRGSDGKSAVGVPAMHAEASVRGADGSPLPAGSIGELWLRGPMLMRGYWNKPEESAAAIRPDGWLRTGDAASFDAAGIFHIVDRWKDMYISGGENVYPAEVENVIYQHPAVVLVSVIGVPDGKWGEVGKAFVVVNADACTSDELRSWCRQRLAAFKVPASFEFLSDMPRNATGKIMKNELKKLAA from the coding sequence GGATCTAAGCACCGGCCAGACAACGACGTACGCGGAGTTGGTGGAACGCACTAGCCGTCTGGCTGGGCATCTGGAGGCCATTGGTATCCGTAAGGGCGACCGGGTTGCCGTGTTGGCTCAGAACAATCCGCGGGTCTTTGAGATCCTCTACGCATGTGCCCGAGTGGGGGCGATCATGGTGCCGATGAACTGGCGCCTTTCCCCCCATGAGTTAAAGGCCATCATGGAGGATTTTAGTCCAAAGCTTCTCGTCCACGACGGCGCCAACGATGCACTGGCCCAGGAACTTGCCGGGGGTCAGACGCTTGTCAGCCGGCTGAGCTGGGGAGAGGGCCCGGAAGGCCGATACGAGCAGGCGGTCGCGTCCGCTCCGGCAACCGCGTGGCGGCAAGACCTGACGGAGGACGACGATTGGGTCATCGTGTACACGTCCGGCACAACGGGGCTGCCAAAGGGCGCCGTCCACACCTTTCGCAGCGTGCGAGCCAACATCGAGAACTCGGCCTACGCGGGCGACGTGAGTTCGGAATCGGTGGGGCTCACGGTCTTGCCGACTTTCCATGTGGCGGGATTGCATCTTTATGCCAACGCGCTGTTGATGCACGGCGGCACCGCGCTGATCATGCAGTCATTCGACGTCGCCGAAACGTTGCGTCTATTCCAAGACCGGAAGACTGGAGTCACGCATTTCTGCGGTGTACCGGCCAACTTCCAATTCATGGCGACACAGCCGGGCTTTGCGGAAGCCGAGTTCCTGCCCGTCAATGCCACCGTAGGGGGCTCACCCGTGCCGCGAGCTTTGGTCGACCTCTGGAAGGAACGCGGCGTTAACGTCATGTCAATCTACGGGGTCACGGAGGCGGGCTCGTCGCTGCTGGCCATGCCGCCCCGCGGCAGCGATGGCAAGTCTGCGGTCGGCGTCCCGGCGATGCACGCAGAAGCGAGCGTGCGCGGTGCAGATGGCTCTCCGTTGCCCGCCGGTTCCATCGGTGAACTGTGGCTCCGCGGGCCGATGCTGATGCGCGGTTATTGGAACAAGCCCGAGGAATCGGCCGCAGCCATCCGGCCCGACGGATGGCTGCGCACCGGGGATGCAGCCAGTTTCGACGCTGCCGGCATCTTCCACATAGTGGACCGGTGGAAGGACATGTATATATCCGGCGGTGAGAACGTCTACCCCGCCGAGGTAGAGAACGTCATCTACCAGCATCCCGCTGTGGTGCTGGTGTCCGTGATCGGCGTCCCTGACGGGAAATGGGGGGAGGTCGGCAAAGCATTCGTCGTCGTCAATGCAGACGCGTGCACTTCAGACGAGCTTCGGTCCTGGTGCCGGCAGAGATTGGCTGCATTCAAGGTTCCGGCCAGTTTCGAGTTCCTGTCTGACATGCCGCGGAACGCCACAGGAAAGATCATGAAGAATGAACTGAAAAAGCTGGCCGCCTGA